Below is a genomic region from Gillisia sp. Hel_I_86.
CTTCCAATATAAGCATCCAGAGTGTACAAGCCGATTTTGATAATGGTCAGGGGTATCAAAGCCTATCTTTATCTGGTCAAAAAAGTGTAACATTTAATAATACAGGCTTACACAACCTTAAATTTAAGGTTACTCTTTCCAATGGTAGTATTAAATATACCTATGCTAAAATAAGGGTAAACTCCTCCCCGCCCATCACTAAAATTTCTGAGAACATCACAAAAAACCGTACTACAGAAGAATTTTGTTATAACGACACCATTACAGCCTCAAGATCTTTTCAGGGATATGATGAAAGCATGGCTTACAATGGCGTTGGGGCTTTTAATGTTTATTTAGGAGGTGCTGCATATGATCAGCCAGTAATTGTATTGGATGGTTTTGATCCTTTTGAGGGAACTGATGAAGGTATCAATGTGGAAGATATTTATAGTCAATTTTTATCTTTTAATAATGGTGCAAATAATCTCGGATTAGAATTAAGAGGTCAAGGTTTCGATATCATCCCGTTAAATTTCATTAAAGGAGAGCAAAATGATGGTACTGTTACCAATGGCGGGACAGATTATGTGGAGCGTAACGCCATGGTATTGGTGGAACTTATTGAACGCATTAACAATTCCTCGTGTTGGAGCAATGTTCAACCAATCAAGGTGATCGGGTTTAGTATGGGTGGTTTAATTGGCAGATATGCCCTAAGGTATATGGAACAAAACAACATCCCCCATAATACAGATTTATTTGTAGCGGTAGATACACCCCACAACGGAGCGGTAGTTCCAACGGGGCTTCAGGAAGCTGCAGATTTTATAGAAGATATTGCGAGCATTGATATAGGAGATAAAATCTTAAAATCCCCGGCTGCAAAACAAATGCTGGTTCATCACTATTTGGCAAATTCCAAAACCCCTGCTGGGGCACCCAATTTTCATAACAGGTTTTATAATACATTGAATAGTATCGGCTTTCCTCAGCAAACCCGTAATATTGCCGTATCAAATGGTATAACTACCGGAACAGCAATCAATGCGCCTAACCAAAACTATTTTAATGGGGAAATAGAAACGGGAGCAAATTTCCCTATAATTGGGATAGGAGCCGATGCTAAAATGAAATTTAGCCCAGAGAGAAACCAAACGAATAAAGTTTTTGATTTTAAGGCAAAAATCAGGTTTTTGGCCTTTTACATTACCGTTTATAGAAGATTTCAAGAGGTTACTACTAATGCTGCCCTAGGAAGTTATGAAAACAGTCCTGGTGGATTTTTTACAGTAGAAGATGAAATTAATCAATTTCTTGGTTCAGATGGAGTTTTCAACACCAACGAGACTTTATTAACAGCATTTATTTACCAAGCAAGAGCTGAAATTTCTACTCCTAGGTTTTCTTTTATCCCAGTAAAAAGCTCTCTGGCATACACAGGGAACAACCAAGATTTATATGAGGATTTTTCAACAAGGAACTTGGTATGCACAGGAGAAACACCTTTTGATAGTTACTTTACTGCATCGAATGATAATGAACAACATATCGCTTTAAATTCTGAAAATGCAAATTTTATTTTTGATGAAATTACAGGGGTTCAAAGATCCCCTAATATTCAAATTAATCCGAATGAGCAAATAAATGGTCCCAAAACAGTATGCTCAACAATTGTTACTTATAATATTGCTAATTGTACTACAAATGTTAATAATTGGACTGCTTCATCAAATCTTGAAATTGTATCGTCCAATGGTAATAGCATAACCGTACAGGCAAATGGAAATGGGGAGGGATTTATAGATGCCGTTTTACCCGCTGGAACAGTAAGAAAAGAGGTTTGGGTAGGCCAAGCAAAAATAACGAAAACAACCTTTGGCTCTTGCTATGAGCCTAATTATAGAATCAGTGCTACTTATCCTGATACCGCACTGGAATTCAAAATATACCACAACGGAACAACCACATACCAATCAGGTTCTGCCTATTATGAATTTTCTTCGGACAGTTACAACTTACAAGATGGTGAGTCTACGACCGTGTACATAAGCATAAGGAACAATTGCGGGTGGTCTCAGTCCTATCCCGTCCTTGTTTATAAGCCCACCTTATGTGATTGTGGATACAATGACCCATCCTGTGGTGGTTCTGGAGGGCCACCTTCTCCTCTAAGCAACTCGCTATCGAGCAACACAATTTTACATCCCAACCCAGCTGACCAAACGCTATATGTCAACTCAAACTCCTTGGTTGTTGAAAATAAAAAAGACCCGGCGTTCCAAATAGAATTGTTTGACCTCAATGGAAGGTTGTTCTTTAGAACAACGACTAAAGAAGTCAACCATAAGATGGATGTGAGCATGCTCAAGGATGGGTTGTATATTTTACACTTATCTAACGGTAAGGAGCGGGTGATTGAAAAATTGATTATAAAACACTAGAAAAAACTATACGCAGCTTAAGTAGGTTGCCCGCAAATAGTGGGCTATCAGTAAAAATCGATATTTTAGATACCAAATAAAAAAAAATTAAGCCAAGAAGAACGTGTTCCTATTCCACGCCACTTGCATTAATTAAAAGATCAATAACTTAGTTATTAATTTACACTAAATATCAACAAATCAAGATTGTCATGACAATCTTGATTTGCGCCCTGAGGTTGCGAAGATTTTAAAAGACTAATTGCTTTAATTTTTATTTTTCTAAAATAGAATATTCATTTAATAAAATATCCCAAACAATTCATAGTATTAGTTCGGTAGATACGGGGCTTGATTTCGTACTCGATCAAAATTATTTAAAATCATGATCCTAGTTTTTCTTTCAGTAGCATCATATCCTCACTTAATTTATTTTCTAAAACCCGTGCATAAATCTGGGTGGTTGAAAGCTTAGAATGTCCTAAAAGCTTGGAAACTGTTTCTATTGGTATCCCTTTAGAAAGCGTTACGGTGGTAGCAAAGGTATGCCTAGCTACATGAAAGGTCAGTTTCTTTTTGAGTTTTACACTTGTGGCAATCTCCTTTAAATATTCATTGGTTTTCTGGTTGGAATATACAGGCAACAAATATCCGGAGCACTCAGCATGCTTCTCATATTTCTTTATTATTTCCATAGCCTTTGGGAGAATTGGTATTTTGACTGGTTTTGCAGTTTTCTCCCTTGAGGTAAATATCCATTTCCGCCCATCAATTCCAATTACAATATTCTTTTGTTTTAGATTTTTTGCATCAATCCATGATAAGCCTGTGTAACAGGAGAATATAAACACATCCCGGGTTTGCTGATGGGTTAATTTATTAAAATGGTAATCTTCTATCCTTTTTAATTCCGTCTCGTTTAGAAATGCTCTCTCAGATGTTTTAAATTTCAATGTGAATTTGGCGAAGGTGTCTTTGTCCACCCATTCTAATCTTTGAGCAAGGTTCAGTAGTTTTTTTAAACGCTCCAAATGTTTGATCACTCCATTGTTCGTTGGTGCTTTCCTAGCCCTTTTCGGCTTATACGTTCGTAGGAAATGTTCAAAATCTGTTATGAACTGGTAATTGATCTGTTTGAGGTAAATGTCTTCGGCTTTAAACTGTTTGATGAATATTCCGGGGAAAGTGAACACCCTATTCCGGCCTAAACTGGACAGGTGATTTTTGATGGTTTCTTGTTGGTAAAATTAGATAAATTTTTTTACTTGTTTTTCATTTTCTTTCTCATAGATTCGCCTTTTAGTTCAAAGCGGATTGCGGTATGAATGATTCGATCCAGAATTGCATCCGCAATGGTTTTTTCTTCTATTAGATCATACCAGTTTTTAACAGGGACCTGTGAGCAAAAGATGGTAGATTTTTTCTGATTTCGATCTTCGATGAGATCCATTAAAATGAGTTGTTTTTCATTGTTGATGGCCTGCAGGCCAAAATCATCAATAATGAGCAGATCATGCTTCTCTATTTTTGCCAGTTCTTTCATATAGGTACCATCGGCCTTGGCCATTGATAATTTATTGAAGAGCTTCCCCAGATTGTAATAAAGTACCTTGTATCCTTTGATGCAACATTGATAACCAAGGGCTGTTGCAATAAATGATTTTCCCGTTCCTGTACATCCGGTAATGATAATGTTTTCATAGCGGTCTACAAAGGAACAATCCCAGAGCCGGGTGAGTTGGTTACGGTCGATCTCCCTGTCTGGACTGTAGTTGATTTCTTTCAGGGATGCCTGGTAATGGAAGCGGGCATTCTTCAATAGTCGTTCTGTCCTGCTGTTGTTGCGTTGATTATCTTCCGATTCGATGAGCCAGGCGATGAATTCATCGTTGGTGAA
It encodes:
- the istB gene encoding IS21-like element helper ATPase IstB, with the translated sequence MNTNATIEKMQQMRLHGMKRAYESSFETRNQDTFTNDEFIAWLIESEDNQRNNSRTERLLKNARFHYQASLKEINYSPDREIDRNQLTRLWDCSFVDRYENIIITGCTGTGKSFIATALGYQCCIKGYKVLYYNLGKLFNKLSMAKADGTYMKELAKIEKHDLLIIDDFGLQAINNEKQLILMDLIEDRNQKKSTIFCSQVPVKNWYDLIEEKTIADAILDRIIHTAIRFELKGESMRKKMKNK
- a CDS encoding site-specific integrase yields the protein MKNHLSSLGRNRVFTFPGIFIKQFKAEDIYLKQINYQFITDFEHFLRTYKPKRARKAPTNNGVIKHLERLKKLLNLAQRLEWVDKDTFAKFTLKFKTSERAFLNETELKRIEDYHFNKLTHQQTRDVFIFSCYTGLSWIDAKNLKQKNIVIGIDGRKWIFTSREKTAKPVKIPILPKAMEIIKKYEKHAECSGYLLPVYSNQKTNEYLKEIATSVKLKKKLTFHVARHTFATTVTLSKGIPIETVSKLLGHSKLSTTQIYARVLENKLSEDMMLLKEKLGS
- a CDS encoding T9SS type A sorting domain-containing protein yields the protein MAYNGVGAFNVYLGGAAYDQPVIVLDGFDPFEGTDEGINVEDIYSQFLSFNNGANNLGLELRGQGFDIIPLNFIKGEQNDGTVTNGGTDYVERNAMVLVELIERINNSSCWSNVQPIKVIGFSMGGLIGRYALRYMEQNNIPHNTDLFVAVDTPHNGAVVPTGLQEAADFIEDIASIDIGDKILKSPAAKQMLVHHYLANSKTPAGAPNFHNRFYNTLNSIGFPQQTRNIAVSNGITTGTAINAPNQNYFNGEIETGANFPIIGIGADAKMKFSPERNQTNKVFDFKAKIRFLAFYITVYRRFQEVTTNAALGSYENSPGGFFTVEDEINQFLGSDGVFNTNETLLTAFIYQARAEISTPRFSFIPVKSSLAYTGNNQDLYEDFSTRNLVCTGETPFDSYFTASNDNEQHIALNSENANFIFDEITGVQRSPNIQINPNEQINGPKTVCSTIVTYNIANCTTNVNNWTASSNLEIVSSNGNSITVQANGNGEGFIDAVLPAGTVRKEVWVGQAKITKTTFGSCYEPNYRISATYPDTALEFKIYHNGTTTYQSGSAYYEFSSDSYNLQDGESTTVYISIRNNCGWSQSYPVLVYKPTLCDCGYNDPSCGGSGGPPSPLSNSLSSNTILHPNPADQTLYVNSNSLVVENKKDPAFQIELFDLNGRLFFRTTTKEVNHKMDVSMLKDGLYILHLSNGKERVIEKLIIKH